One window of the Rhizobium etli 8C-3 genome contains the following:
- a CDS encoding nitric oxide reductase activation protein NorD: MVNAPEIMLPSDWDERWKAAHRRIDQAGYGETVAAAYRRIGPDLARAAGSEVVLKLGRTVSDVAIRCDRRTAALLPDVALAAELKLSGGAALIEWLATIEAVARSAPKSVAGLLDKSSCLLAVLDIEGFRSFVRMGIAIARRNPERQIAFFSLEDAEAQQYLQRGSGVEVFHTIQLQMKHYLAAIWGIRPPVREVPPDAPEPMRRRCGFGGGGIRVPPAFSGSSAGESNRLYQAALAHIGAHHRFTRRQFPVGSLKPLQVAVISLVEDARVERLAMREMPGLGRLWLPFHVAKPEDPPVALALLGRLSRALIYPDYQDPHGWVTKGKKLFEDAAESDLTDQTLSRRIGGLLGNDLGQMRVQFDSRSYVVQPAYRDDNLGIWDLSEQPPEEQLVLEEMVEGVGVKQQKRDDGKPDEQNSEPDPDQRVSHVALTASDDTETTTARYSEYDYVTGRERPQWCTVREYPAPYGRTEPIRRFEEVRCELSERLSTLFRSSKISRAEKIRRQAEGEFLDIDACIEAAISRRIGDVGKFRVHGRYERRGRDLSVLILLDISQSTADPVRGQAGTVLDVQRLSAALLAKALSVVGDPFAVAAFCSDTRDDIRYFRIKDFERSYDELARSRLAGLESKLSTRLGAAIRHAGEDLRKRKSYRRLLLVITDGEPSDVDMDDDRYLVEDARVAVQHLNRHGIDTFCVALDGAARSCADRVFGKRGTATMSSVDHLPIQLPKIFYKLTR; encoded by the coding sequence ATGGTGAACGCACCTGAGATCATGCTTCCATCCGATTGGGATGAGCGGTGGAAAGCGGCCCACCGGCGTATCGATCAAGCGGGATATGGCGAAACCGTGGCGGCCGCCTATCGTCGGATCGGCCCTGATCTCGCGCGTGCCGCGGGCAGCGAAGTGGTATTGAAGCTTGGGCGCACGGTCTCCGACGTGGCAATCCGCTGCGACAGGCGCACGGCCGCGCTCCTCCCCGACGTGGCGCTGGCCGCAGAACTGAAACTGAGCGGCGGCGCAGCACTGATAGAGTGGCTGGCGACGATCGAGGCCGTGGCAAGGTCCGCGCCGAAATCTGTTGCGGGACTGCTCGATAAGAGTAGCTGTCTGCTGGCCGTTCTTGATATCGAGGGCTTCCGTTCATTCGTCCGCATGGGCATTGCCATCGCCCGACGTAATCCAGAACGGCAGATCGCTTTTTTTAGTCTTGAGGACGCGGAGGCCCAGCAGTATTTGCAGCGCGGATCTGGCGTGGAAGTGTTCCACACCATCCAGCTACAAATGAAGCATTACCTGGCGGCGATCTGGGGTATCCGGCCGCCGGTTCGGGAGGTGCCTCCCGACGCGCCCGAACCGATGCGCCGGCGATGCGGCTTCGGAGGCGGCGGCATACGCGTGCCGCCCGCTTTCTCGGGTTCCAGCGCCGGGGAAAGCAATCGCCTCTACCAAGCAGCCCTCGCGCATATCGGTGCCCATCATCGATTTACCCGTCGGCAGTTTCCCGTGGGCTCGTTGAAGCCGCTACAGGTTGCGGTGATTTCACTCGTCGAGGATGCCCGTGTCGAACGTCTGGCCATGCGCGAGATGCCCGGATTGGGTCGGCTCTGGCTGCCGTTCCATGTCGCGAAGCCCGAAGACCCTCCGGTAGCCCTGGCATTGCTCGGCCGGCTTTCACGGGCGCTGATCTATCCGGATTATCAAGATCCGCACGGCTGGGTGACGAAAGGGAAAAAACTATTCGAGGATGCAGCCGAGAGCGATCTCACCGACCAGACGTTAAGCCGTCGGATCGGCGGTTTGCTCGGCAATGATCTTGGTCAGATGCGGGTACAGTTCGATTCCAGATCCTATGTCGTCCAGCCGGCCTATCGCGACGACAACTTGGGAATTTGGGACCTAAGCGAACAGCCGCCAGAAGAGCAGCTCGTCCTTGAGGAAATGGTAGAAGGGGTGGGCGTCAAGCAACAAAAGCGAGACGACGGCAAGCCCGATGAACAAAACAGCGAACCCGATCCGGACCAGCGTGTCAGCCATGTTGCGTTGACCGCGTCCGACGATACGGAGACGACGACCGCGCGCTATTCCGAATACGATTATGTAACGGGAAGAGAGAGGCCGCAATGGTGCACCGTTCGAGAATATCCGGCTCCTTATGGCAGAACTGAGCCGATCCGCCGGTTTGAAGAGGTGCGTTGTGAACTTTCCGAGCGCCTTTCGACGCTGTTCCGCTCGTCGAAGATCAGTCGGGCCGAGAAGATTCGCCGACAGGCCGAGGGGGAGTTCCTGGATATCGATGCCTGCATCGAGGCCGCAATCTCGCGGCGTATCGGCGATGTCGGCAAATTTCGAGTTCATGGGCGGTACGAACGTCGCGGCCGCGATCTTTCCGTCCTCATTCTCCTCGATATCTCGCAGTCTACGGCCGACCCTGTGCGCGGTCAAGCCGGGACGGTGCTTGACGTTCAACGCCTGTCCGCCGCCCTTCTGGCCAAGGCGCTTTCCGTCGTCGGCGATCCTTTCGCCGTCGCAGCATTCTGTTCGGACACGCGCGACGACATTCGATACTTTCGGATCAAGGATTTCGAGCGCTCCTATGACGAACTCGCGAGATCGCGCTTGGCGGGCCTCGAAAGCAAGTTGTCGACGCGTCTCGGCGCCGCAATACGTCATGCCGGCGAGGATCTTCGCAAGCGGAAAAGCTATCGCCGGCTGTTACTGGTGATAACGGATGGAGAGCCCTCGGACGTAGATATGGATGATGACCGCTATCTTGTCGAAGACGCGCGGGTTGCCGTCCAGCATCTCAATCGCCATGGCATCGATACGTTCTGTGTAGCGCTGGACGGTGCAGCCCGATCTTGCGCGGACCGTGTCTTCGGGAAGCGCGGCACGGCGACGATGTCAAGCGTTGATCATCTACCAATCCAGCTTCCTAAGATTTTCTATAAACTAACTAGGTGA
- the acs gene encoding acetate--CoA ligase, translated as MSVKTRPVLKPSKRRALINNATYQKWYKESVENPDAFWAEHGKRIDWSKPFTKVKNTSFEGNVPIRWFEDGETNVSYNCIDRHLAEHGDQVAIIWEGDDPSLSKKITYREVHEQVCRLANVLKARDVKKGDRVTIYMPMVPEAAYAMLACARIGAIHSIVFGGFSPDALGGRIVDCESTFVITCDEGLRGGKPVPLKDNVDKAIDIAARGLVMVKDVLVVRRTGNPTGWAQGRDAWYHEECAKVSAECAPEPMNAEDPLFILYTSGSTGKPKGVLHTTGGYLVYASMTHKYVFDYHEGDIYWCTADVGWVTGHSYIVYGPLANRATTLMFEGVPNYPDQGRFWDVIDKHQVNIFYTAPTAIRALMGAGDDFVKRSSRSSLRLLGSVGEPINPEAWEWYYHVVGEDRCPIVDTWWQTETGGIMITPLPGATDLKAGSATRPFFGVKPELVDGEGNVLEGATDGNLCITDSWPGQMRTVYGDHERFVQTYFATYKGKYFTGDGCRRDSDGYYWITGRVDDVLNVSGHRLGTAEVESALVSHADVSEAAVVGYPHDIKGQGIYCYVTLMRGVEGSDALRKALVSHVRTEIGPIASPDKIQFAPGLPKTRSGKIMRRILRKIAEDDFGALGDTSTLADPAVVDDLIANRQYKK; from the coding sequence ATGTCCGTTAAGACCCGCCCGGTGCTCAAGCCCTCGAAGCGACGAGCCCTCATCAACAACGCCACCTACCAGAAATGGTACAAGGAGAGCGTCGAGAACCCGGATGCCTTCTGGGCCGAGCACGGCAAGCGGATCGATTGGTCAAAGCCCTTCACCAAGGTAAAGAACACATCCTTCGAAGGCAATGTCCCGATCAGATGGTTCGAGGATGGCGAGACCAATGTCTCCTATAATTGCATCGACCGGCACCTTGCGGAGCATGGCGACCAGGTGGCAATCATCTGGGAAGGCGACGATCCGTCTCTCAGCAAGAAGATCACCTATCGCGAGGTGCACGAGCAGGTCTGCCGCCTCGCCAATGTGTTGAAGGCGCGCGACGTCAAGAAGGGCGATCGCGTCACCATCTACATGCCGATGGTGCCTGAAGCCGCCTATGCGATGCTGGCCTGTGCCCGCATCGGCGCCATTCATTCGATTGTGTTTGGCGGCTTCTCGCCCGACGCGCTTGGCGGCCGCATCGTCGATTGCGAATCGACATTCGTGATCACCTGCGACGAGGGCCTGCGCGGCGGAAAGCCAGTTCCGCTCAAGGACAATGTCGATAAGGCGATCGATATCGCCGCGCGTGGCTTGGTCATGGTCAAGGACGTGCTGGTCGTGCGCCGCACCGGCAACCCGACCGGATGGGCACAGGGACGCGATGCCTGGTACCATGAGGAATGCGCCAAGGTGAGCGCCGAATGCGCGCCCGAGCCGATGAATGCGGAGGATCCGCTCTTCATTCTCTACACGTCGGGTTCAACCGGCAAGCCGAAGGGTGTGCTGCACACGACCGGCGGCTACCTCGTCTATGCCTCGATGACGCATAAATACGTCTTCGACTATCACGAGGGAGATATCTATTGGTGCACGGCCGATGTGGGCTGGGTGACCGGCCACAGCTATATCGTCTATGGGCCGCTCGCCAATCGCGCCACGACGCTGATGTTCGAAGGCGTGCCGAACTATCCCGACCAGGGCCGGTTCTGGGACGTGATCGACAAGCACCAGGTCAACATTTTCTACACCGCGCCGACGGCGATTCGCGCCCTGATGGGTGCCGGCGACGATTTCGTCAAGCGCTCGTCACGATCCTCGCTCCGGCTCCTCGGCTCCGTGGGCGAGCCGATCAATCCGGAGGCCTGGGAGTGGTATTATCACGTGGTCGGCGAGGACCGCTGCCCGATCGTCGATACCTGGTGGCAGACCGAGACCGGCGGTATCATGATCACGCCGCTGCCGGGCGCGACGGACCTCAAGGCCGGCTCGGCGACGCGGCCGTTCTTCGGCGTCAAGCCGGAACTCGTCGATGGCGAGGGCAACGTGCTCGAAGGCGCCACGGACGGCAATCTCTGCATCACCGATTCATGGCCAGGCCAGATGCGCACGGTCTATGGCGACCACGAGCGCTTCGTCCAGACTTATTTCGCCACCTACAAGGGCAAGTATTTCACCGGTGACGGCTGCCGCCGCGATTCCGATGGCTATTACTGGATCACCGGCCGCGTCGATGACGTGCTCAACGTCTCCGGTCACCGGCTCGGCACCGCCGAGGTCGAATCGGCGCTGGTGTCGCACGCCGATGTCTCGGAGGCGGCCGTTGTCGGCTATCCGCACGACATCAAGGGCCAGGGCATCTATTGCTATGTGACGCTGATGCGTGGCGTCGAGGGCTCCGACGCGTTGCGCAAGGCGCTTGTATCGCATGTCCGCACCGAGATCGGTCCGATCGCCTCGCCCGACAAGATCCAGTTCGCGCCGGGCCTGCCCAAGACGCGCTCCGGCAAGATCATGCGCCGCATCCTGCGCAAGATCGCCGAGGACGATTTCGGCGCGCTGGGCGATACGTCGACCTTGGCCGATCCGGCCGTAGTCGACGATCTCATCGCCAATCGGCAATACAA